GTAACGAGCGCATACCATTACCGGGTATTCCCATCGCGAAACTTGAGTTCCTTGCTCGGTTCGCGTCCCCCGGCGAAAGGCATTGTGTGGCACGCTTGAGCACGCCTGCGGGCAACTTGTCCTCGCCTCGCGACCTCGTCGAGCCTCACGCCGCGCTACGATCTGCAGCGACGGAACGGCGTTCGAACCCTCCGACTGTAGTGGGCGCTTTTTCGTCTCGACGTGAGAGACACGCCTTCGAACGCCGCGAAGTCGAGTTGGGTCCTCGCAAGACACCGGGTCGACGAGCTCAGCAAGCCGTATCTGCCTCGAGCCGCCGGGCCAGCCGTCGAGTTTCAGCGTCCCCGAGGCTTAGCGATGACGCCCTTTTCACCGAAGGTAACAGCCCGATGGCGCTTAGTTCGCGCCGGCTCGGCAATGGGCGGCCAGCGAATGCACCTTTTGCCTATCGGTCCTCAACAACGAGCAGATTGCGGAACCGGCGACTGCGCTCGATCTGGGCAAAGGTTGTTGTGGTTGTAGCGGCGAGTGGGCTCGTTGGCACAGCCGCGTTGCCCGCGTACGCCTCTTCAACTGACGGCTCCGCCACTGCGTCTCGAGCCGGTGCAGCAGTGCAAACGTTGCTGAGTGGCGGAGTGGCTATTCCAGCGGCCGCGCGGGACGCCTTCTCGATCACTGAGAACAGTGCGAAGCTGGACTCCACGGTGGAGTCGACCGTCTCGCCGACGGTTCAACGGTTGGCGCAGACTCTTATGGTCGCAGTTGGGCAAGGACGGTTGACAGGGTACGTTCCCGACCACATCCCGGAGATCCGGAACCTCGCGGAGGGCCGTGCCGTTCCTGGATGTGGTGTGGACTATCGGGTGCTGCAGACCATTGAAGTCGCGTTAGCGAACTTCAATACCGTCGGCGTCAGTGATATCAACCGACGGTGTACTGGTCAGATCGAGGGTGCCGGTAGTGCGTCCTCGCATTACGCCAACGGCGGAGGTCATGCCGTGGACTTCTATCTTCTCAATGGTCGCCCGCTCACGGGCGGAGATCCAGGCTCGCTGAAACTGATTCGCGCGCTAGATCCTCTGATGCCGCCGGATACAGATTTGGGTCAAGTGGGCTGCCGGGGGAGCGTGGCCGTCACCAACTTTCTGCCGTTCGACGACACCTGCGATCACCTCCACATCGACTTTCGGCAAGCGCAAGGCCCGACGCTCAAACTCTTCACCTAACCTGTAAACGCAGACAGGTCATCCGGTCTGCTGCCTCCCACCCAGCACCGCTCGCTAAGATGCGGGTGCCCCCAACCGTCAACCCCAGGACTGAAACCATGACGCTTACGCGACTTGACCCGAACCGGGTCGCTGCTATGCGTCGGCGTCGGATCCTACTCTCAGTGCTGTCCCTGTTGGCGTTGGCGGTCGGGATGTTTGTGATGACATCCATGAACTCGACGCACCCGCATGAGGTCGTCGCGGCTTCGGTTGGCAGCCAATCGAACGCCCACCCTGTCGTGACCCACGCGCACATTGCGCCGCCCATTCTGCTGGTTGCGCCAGCCGCAAGTGCACCCGTGAGCCTGCAGAGCTCTCCGGGACCGCAGTGCGATACCGTCTGCGAGCTCAGTTGTGCGATCGCCGGCGCTGCGTGCGTTCTGGTCGTGATCGCGGCCGCCGTCTCCCTCTTCGCGGTAAGTAGGGGGCTTGCGCTTGGTGACCTTGTGCAGCGATTCGTGCCTGTCGCCATATCGTCGATTACGTCTGTCCGAGCGCATGGTCCGTCGCTAGTCGCGCTCTCGGTAAGCCGCACCTAGACCGGCATTCTGGAACCCACGGCGCAACGCCGACCGGACTAGCAAAGGACTAGTGGTTGGCTGGCCTGGGCTTTTTGCGCTCCACTGCTGTGACGTGATCGACGCGTCTCGTCGAATGCTCTCTGTCACGCACCTTCCCCGTCATTCGGCGACTGAATGCGGCCTCCGGTCGGCATTTCTCGTCGTTACCGTTTCGAGCGGACCTACGGGTCTTCTCACGCAAAAACGTCGGAGCCTTTCGCCACGATGCCCGCACATTCTCGCCACCGACAAAGCGCGAACGCGCTTCTCTCGACCGCCTACCAGCACGAATCACGCCGCGCCCGACGCGACGCCGAGCGGCGTCGACCAGTCAGCCGTCCTGCGGCCGTCGCAAGGCAACGACGTACCCGCAAACGGTGGGCGCCTATTGCTGCACTGGCACTGGCCGGAACCTTGTTCGGAACCTACGCCCTGCCGGCCTATGCGGTCGTGCCCGGCGAGCGGCAACAGATTGCAACGGCGCGGCCGGGAGAGTTGCAAACGGTAACGGTCGCCGCCACTGAGCTGGCACCCGTCGCACGCGAAGGAGTCGCAGTGACCGCGCCGCCGAAACCGAAACCAAAAGCCACAGTCACTGCCCCGAACAGTGTCCGGCGGACAGCGAACACGTTCACAAATGACCCCGCTTCCCCGATCCAGTGGCCATTCGATGTTGGCGTGCCCATCAGCGACGGGTTCGGCTACCGAGTCGCGCCCTGCTCTGGCTGCTCCTCCTATCACGAGGGCATCGATATGAATCCGGGCGCCGGGTCCCCGATCCAGGCGATCGCGGATGGCGTCGTCCGCGAGGTGGGAAATCCGTCCGGAAGCCTGGGCGTGTACGCCATCATCGACCACCAAATCGACGGAGAAACCGTCAGCAGCCTATACGCCCACATGGCCTACGGTTCGCTGGCACTCCGTGTGGGACAAACCGTCAAAGTCCGGCAACTGGTCGGCCTGGTCGGCAGCACCGGCGCCAGCACCGGCGCCCATCTGCACCTCGGCATCTCCGTCAACGGAACCCCGGTCGACCCCTTTGCGTGGCTTACGCAGAAAGTGAAATAGCCATGCGCTCTCGCATCCGTCGGCACACCTCGGCCCTCATCGTCAGCACGCTCGCGGTCGCCCTCCTGCTCAGTGGTTGCAGTGCGACCACACCGGCGGCTCCGAGAATGAACGTGCTCGGACACGTGCATGGCCTGGATGCCACGCACGGTCGCATCTTCGCCGCAACCCACCAGGGAGTGTGGGCGATCGACGCGGCGAAACTAGGAGATGGTTTCGCCACCGAAACCACCGCCCGGGTCGGCGATAGTAGCCAGGACACAATGGGGTTCACCATCGCCCGTTCCGGCGTCATGTTCGCATCCGGGCACCCCGACCCCGGCAACAACCCGCAGCAGCTACCCGCGAACCTCGGTCTAATCCAAAGCCTCGACGCCGCACAAACCTGGACAACCGTGTCGCTTGCCGGTCACACCGACTTCCACGACCTCGTTACCGCCACCACAAGCGACGCCCGGGTACGGATCTACGGCTTCGACGCGGCCCAACAGCGCGTCCGGATCAGCGATGATGGCGGTCACACCTGGCACGATGGCGGGACACTGTCGTTGCGGAAGCTCGCGGTCAACCCAAACGGGCCGGATACGCTCCTTGCCACAACCCAGGCCGGTGTGCAGATCAGCCGGGATGCTGGCATGACCTTCTCCGCCCTGCCCGGCGGACCGATGCTGTATTTGCTCGCCCCGGTGGATGCCGCACCGGGACAATTCGTCGGCGTCGACGTCAGCAAGAAGATCTGGGCAACCACAGACGACGGTTCCACCTGGGCGCGGAAGGGAACGTTCGACACTCTGCCCGAGTCGCTGGCAACAGTGCAGGGCGCGTCAAGACTCTGGATCCTCGGTGCCCATGCCAACGGAATCGTCGCGACCGCCGATCACGGCGCCAGCTGGGTCACCTTGATCGAGGGCACCCCATGAGCGCCACACCGGGCTCGACGAAGAGCACCCGTCGAGTCCGACCAATTCGAGTGCGGTGGCCAGCGGCTGTGCTGATCCTGACCGTTCTACTCAGCAGCCAGCTAGTGGCAGCAGGCCCGGCACGAGGCGCCGACTATCCGTCCTGGTCGGAGGTTGAAGCCGCACGCTCAAGCGAGAGTGCGAAAGCAACCGAAATCAATCGGATCACCAATCTTCTGCGCACACTGGAAGACAACGTCCGCACCGCCGAGGCGGCAGCAGCCGACCGTGGCAGCGACTACGAGAAGGCGCAAGCACGACTCGATCTAGCAAATTACCGCGCACAAACGCTGCGTACTTCGGCCGATGCGGCGCAGGCGCTCGCGAACGCATCCCAAGCACGCGCCGGCCAACTTGTCGCCCAACTTGCACGCTTCGGCAACGGCGACCCGACCACGCTGCTCCTGCTGAACGGGCAACGAGCAGAGACGCTGCTGTTCCGACTCGGCACCATGAGCCAACTCACGCAACGCTCCAATCGGGCCTTCGCCGCCGCCACCACCAGCGCAAACACCGTCCGATCACTTACCCGCCAGGCCGATGCCGCCCAAGCCGCTCTGGCGAACCTTAGCCGCGCAGCCGAAAAGGCGCTGCAGGACGCGGTCGCTGCCAGCCGCACTGCAGCGAACCAGCTGGCTGAACAGCAACAGACACAGGGAACCCTGCAAGCCCAACTGGCAGTGCTGGTCGAGAATCGCAAAGCGACCGAAGCCGACTACTGCAAAGGGGAAGAGGCCCGACGTCAGCAAGAAGCGGCCGCCGCAGCCGCCGCAGCCGCCGCTGCTGCCGCCGCCGCTGCTGCCGCTGCCGCTGCTGCCGCGGCTGCGGCAGATGGTGCACCGGTGCCGTCGGGGGACGGCGGGCAACTCGGTGGACAGGGTTGGGCGAAGCCGGTGTCCGGATGGATCAGCGACCGGTTCGGGCCCCGCCCGGACAAACCGGTAGCCAGTTCGGGCGCATTCCACTACGGCACAGATCTTGCCGCCGGTTGCGGCACCGCGATCTTCGTCGCCGCCCCCGGACGCGTCGTATACGCAGGCTGGCTTGGAACCTACGGCAACTGGGTGCTCCTTGACCACGGCACCGGGGTGATGACCGGGTACGCGCACATCCGCGGGGGCGGAGTCCTGGTCAACGTGGGCCAAACCGTTCAAGCCGGCCAGAACATCGCCCAGGTCGGTACGACGGGCGGCTCCTCCGGCTGCCACCTGCACTTCGAAGTCCGCGTCAACGGTAACCGGATCGACCCGCAACCATTCATGAGCGCGAGAGGAATCACCCTTGGCTAACCGCATCATGCGAACCATCAGGCTGCGGACCGCCCTCACCTCGGTGGCCGCAGCTGTCATGCTCGTCGTCACGCTGGCGGGGTGCAGCAGCAACAATGATGCCCTCGCTCAGCAGTACAAAGACGGATCCGGGAAGAACTACGTCGCCGGCGACGGCACCATCACCGAAATCAAACCCCAGAATCGTGCGGCACCCGTCGCATTCGCGGGGAAGCTCGAAGACGGCAAACCGATCACTTCAGCGACGTACGCCGGGAAAGTTCTGGTCCTCAATTTCTGGTACGCCGGATGCGCCCCCTGCCGGGCGGAGGCACCAGCACTCGAAAAGACATACACAAAATTCGCCGGACAAGGTGTCGAATTCCTCGGCGTCAACGTCAGGGACCAAGCCGACACCGCCCGCGCGTTCGCTCGCACCTATGGGGTGACCTACCCCAGCGTGCTCGACGCCTCCGACGGCGCCCTGCAACTGGCGTTCAGCGGGATTGTCGCCCCCAACGCGGTCCCCACCACACTCGTCGTGGACAAGGACGGGCGCGTCGCCGCTCGCATCCTGGGCCAACTGCCGGACGCGTCCGTGCTCAGCGCACTAATCAGCACCGTTCTGACAGAACAGGGACCGTAACACCCTTCCGCGCGTTAGGAGCCCCCCGCAAACCCCTCACCGAAAGCCCTTTCATGAACCGCCATCTCAGCATTCCCAGCCCCGACCCCGTCTTCGCGCAGTTCACGGTGGGTCCGCTTACCATCCACACCTATGCGCTGTGCATTCTCGCCGGAATCGTCGCAGCCACGTTGATCACCTCCAAACGACTCGCCCAGCGCGGCGCCCGCGGCCCCGTCGTTCTCGACATCATTCTCTGGGCGGTGCCGTTAGGCATCGTCGGCGCCCGGTTCTACCACGTCTTCACCCACACCGGCGACTACTTCTACCCCGGCGCGAACCTGTGGAACGTGTTCGCCATCTGGGACGGCGGAAACGCCCTCTATGGATCCCTCATCGGCGGAGCCGTCGGCGCCTACATCGGGTGCCGGCAAACCAAGATCCGGTTCTGGTCCTTCGCAGACGCGCTGGCACCGGCCATGCTCGTCGCACAATCGCTTGGACGGTTCGGCAACTACTTCAACCACGAACTCTTCGGCCTGCCCACCACGTTGCCGTGGGGCCTGCAGATCGAAGCGAGCAATCCCAAATTCCCTGCCGGCCTGCCTGCTGGAACGCTCTTCCACCCGTTGTTCCTCTACGAGATCATCTGGAACCTGATCGGGGTCGGCATCATCCTGGTGTTGGAACGCCGCCTCAACTTGCGATGGGGGCGAGCCTTCGCCGTGTACCTGATCTGGTACGGCCTGGGCCGGAGCTGGCTGGAAGCCATCCGGATCGACCCCACCAGTAACACGTTCCTCGGTATCCCCGCCAACGTCTGGGCCTCCTTCCTCCTGGTCGCGCTCGGCGCGGCGCTCTTCCTCGTGCAAACCAAACGCCACCCCGAACCCGAGGACTCGCCGTACCGCGACGGCCACCAACCCGCACCCCTCGACGACCCGAATCCCGCCGTCACCACCGCCCCAGCCGTCGACGATGCTGCAGGAGCCCCCGAAGACGAACCCCGGTCGAACTCGATGCGAAAGCCGTCCGATGTCTAGGCCCCTGGACCACATCGACGTCAGACCACCCGGTGCGAGCAGAATCACCGAACCGGCGCTCGGGTTCACCGGATGGATGCGCTGGATGTGGCGACAGCTGACCAGCATGCGCGTCGCCCTGTTCCTGCTGCTGCTGCTCGCTCTGGCCGCCGTCCCCGGATCCCTGGTCCCACAACGCAGCTCCGACCCCAACGGTGTCGTTCAATACTTCAAAGACAACCCGGGCCTCGCCCCAGTCCTGGACAAACTCCAAGCCTTCGACGCCTACACCTCGTTCTGGTTCTCCAGCATCTATCTGCTGCTGTTCATCTCCCTGATCGGCTGCGTCCTGCCACGCACGATCCACCACCTCCACTCCCTGCGCGCGACACCACCAAGAACGCCCGCCCGACTATCACGGATGAGCGGCTACACCTCCATCGAGTTGTCAGCTGGTCGGGGAGCCGCCTCGGCGGCAACGGCCGCCACGGCAATCAGCACGGCGGCAACAATTCTCCGCAAACGCGGCTACCGGATTGCCGCCTTCCCCGGCACGCAGGCCGCTGGTCGGCGGGAGCTGTCGGTCAGCGCCGAACGGGGCTATCTGCGCGAAGCGGGCAACCTGACCTTCCACATCGCCTTGGTAGGGATCCTGATCACGGTGGGAATCGGCGGCGGGTTCGGGTTCAACGGCAACCGGGTGGTTGTCGAGGGGCAAAGCATGATCAACACCCTCGCCGCCTACGACTCGTTCAACCCCGGCCGCTTCTTCAGCCCCACAGAGCTGGCACCCTATTCGCTCACCCTGAACAACCTCGCGGTCACCTACGAAACCCAGAACAAGCGGGCACGCGGACTCCCGACCGACTACACCGCGACCGTCACCACCCAAACCCAAGGCTCGCCAGACAAGACGAGTCGGACAATCAAAGTCAACGACCCCCTGTCGATCGGGGGCACCGACGTCTATCTGCTGGGAAATGGGTACGCCCCCCGGATCACGGTCCGCGACCCGCAAGGCCACGCCGTGTTCAGCGACTTCATCCCCTTCCTCCCACAAGACGCGAACCTCACCTCCCTCGGCGTCGTGAAAGTCCCCGACGGACTTGCCAAACAAGTCGGTTTGATCGGGTTCTTCTACCCCACGAAGTCCACCGCACGCACCGGCGCGTTCTATTCCTCGTACCCCGACCTCACCAACCCCGTTCTGACGTTGAACGCCTACTCCGGCGACCTCGGCATCAACACCGGGGCACCTAAGTCCGTGTACGCACTTGACACCACGAAGCTCACCCAACTCACCGGCGGCACGACCGGGGTCCGGTCAATTGAGCTCAAACTCGGTCAGACGCAGCAACTTCCCGACGGTCTCGGCTCGATCACGCTGGAGCGCGTGTCCCGGTTCGCGTCCTTTGAAATC
This is a stretch of genomic DNA from Leifsonia shinshuensis. It encodes these proteins:
- the resB gene encoding cytochrome c biogenesis protein ResB translates to MSRPLDHIDVRPPGASRITEPALGFTGWMRWMWRQLTSMRVALFLLLLLALAAVPGSLVPQRSSDPNGVVQYFKDNPGLAPVLDKLQAFDAYTSFWFSSIYLLLFISLIGCVLPRTIHHLHSLRATPPRTPARLSRMSGYTSIELSAGRGAASAATAATAISTAATILRKRGYRIAAFPGTQAAGRRELSVSAERGYLREAGNLTFHIALVGILITVGIGGGFGFNGNRVVVEGQSMINTLAAYDSFNPGRFFSPTELAPYSLTLNNLAVTYETQNKRARGLPTDYTATVTTQTQGSPDKTSRTIKVNDPLSIGGTDVYLLGNGYAPRITVRDPQGHAVFSDFIPFLPQDANLTSLGVVKVPDGLAKQVGLIGFFYPTKSTARTGAFYSSYPDLTNPVLTLNAYSGDLGINTGAPKSVYALDTTKLTQLTGGTTGVRSIELKLGQTQQLPDGLGSITLERVSRFASFEIHHDPAQGWVLFFAIAALGGLLTSLFVPRRRLWVKAIVDEAKPVRIEYAGLARGDDPQLQDAVADLASAHQAALRSTSAADQDSQRNTDLKGTP
- a CDS encoding F510_1955 family glycosylhydrolase, producing MRSRIRRHTSALIVSTLAVALLLSGCSATTPAAPRMNVLGHVHGLDATHGRIFAATHQGVWAIDAAKLGDGFATETTARVGDSSQDTMGFTIARSGVMFASGHPDPGNNPQQLPANLGLIQSLDAAQTWTTVSLAGHTDFHDLVTATTSDARVRIYGFDAAQQRVRISDDGGHTWHDGGTLSLRKLAVNPNGPDTLLATTQAGVQISRDAGMTFSALPGGPMLYLLAPVDAAPGQFVGVDVSKKIWATTDDGSTWARKGTFDTLPESLATVQGASRLWILGAHANGIVATADHGASWVTLIEGTP
- a CDS encoding TlpA family protein disulfide reductase; translation: MRTIRLRTALTSVAAAVMLVVTLAGCSSNNDALAQQYKDGSGKNYVAGDGTITEIKPQNRAAPVAFAGKLEDGKPITSATYAGKVLVLNFWYAGCAPCRAEAPALEKTYTKFAGQGVEFLGVNVRDQADTARAFARTYGVTYPSVLDASDGALQLAFSGIVAPNAVPTTLVVDKDGRVAARILGQLPDASVLSALISTVLTEQGP
- the lgt gene encoding prolipoprotein diacylglyceryl transferase, translated to MNRHLSIPSPDPVFAQFTVGPLTIHTYALCILAGIVAATLITSKRLAQRGARGPVVLDIILWAVPLGIVGARFYHVFTHTGDYFYPGANLWNVFAIWDGGNALYGSLIGGAVGAYIGCRQTKIRFWSFADALAPAMLVAQSLGRFGNYFNHELFGLPTTLPWGLQIEASNPKFPAGLPAGTLFHPLFLYEIIWNLIGVGIILVLERRLNLRWGRAFAVYLIWYGLGRSWLEAIRIDPTSNTFLGIPANVWASFLLVALGAALFLVQTKRHPEPEDSPYRDGHQPAPLDDPNPAVTTAPAVDDAAGAPEDEPRSNSMRKPSDV
- a CDS encoding M23 family metallopeptidase, whose translation is MPISDGFGYRVAPCSGCSSYHEGIDMNPGAGSPIQAIADGVVREVGNPSGSLGVYAIIDHQIDGETVSSLYAHMAYGSLALRVGQTVKVRQLVGLVGSTGASTGAHLHLGISVNGTPVDPFAWLTQKVK
- a CDS encoding M23 family metallopeptidase; protein product: MLILTVLLSSQLVAAGPARGADYPSWSEVEAARSSESAKATEINRITNLLRTLEDNVRTAEAAAADRGSDYEKAQARLDLANYRAQTLRTSADAAQALANASQARAGQLVAQLARFGNGDPTTLLLLNGQRAETLLFRLGTMSQLTQRSNRAFAAATTSANTVRSLTRQADAAQAALANLSRAAEKALQDAVAASRTAANQLAEQQQTQGTLQAQLAVLVENRKATEADYCKGEEARRQQEAAAAAAAAAAAAAAAAAAAAAAAAAADGAPVPSGDGGQLGGQGWAKPVSGWISDRFGPRPDKPVASSGAFHYGTDLAAGCGTAIFVAAPGRVVYAGWLGTYGNWVLLDHGTGVMTGYAHIRGGGVLVNVGQTVQAGQNIAQVGTTGGSSGCHLHFEVRVNGNRIDPQPFMSARGITLG